The proteins below are encoded in one region of Nitrospira sp.:
- a CDS encoding CgeB family protein, protein MHSAYDPISETRQWATAQQASWNEGEVAVVFGVGLLYHVEALRRTASPSRKIVVVVPDLGELRVACEARDWDSWVSGILWITGDPDLVSRELVGLGEPLRILSYVPAMSVHVDYYQTVETHLREQLAEKAGGRLHVAVIGPIYGGSLPIAGYVVSALKSLGHQVTWVDHSPHHSSYEAMGRLQSRRHTQILQGSFGELLGQLSMARIAENPPDVVLALAQAPLSLGALQQLRKKHFVTAMWFVENYRHLTYWQQVAGGYDYWFVIQRGACINALKAAGGRQVSYLPMAADPTVHRPVPLTVAEQTEFGSDVSFVGAGYANRRELLPELLSDRWSFKLWGNEWDGADALRQVVQRNGARIDTDTCLKVFLASTINLNVHSYTGRGFDPDGDFVNPRTFELAACGAFQLVDARALLPELFRPHEVATVAAPAELPAAIRRWLENVHDRTAMIQAARSRVLADHTYVHRVRQMLSEIGLSQPDRVGALLRGAREAEQLVKRAGDCPELTPLLRASQSKDRVELKDVAAEIRRKGPTAQLTQAELLILMMDEYRIETRDVA, encoded by the coding sequence GTGCACAGCGCCTATGATCCCATCAGTGAGACCCGCCAGTGGGCAACCGCGCAGCAGGCCTCTTGGAACGAAGGAGAAGTCGCTGTCGTGTTCGGCGTGGGGTTGCTGTACCACGTGGAAGCGTTACGGAGGACCGCATCACCCTCCCGCAAAATTGTCGTGGTCGTGCCGGATCTAGGGGAATTGCGGGTCGCGTGCGAGGCGCGTGACTGGGACTCCTGGGTCTCCGGCATCCTTTGGATCACCGGTGATCCGGACCTCGTATCACGAGAGTTAGTTGGCCTTGGTGAGCCTCTGCGGATACTCTCCTATGTGCCGGCGATGAGTGTGCACGTCGACTACTATCAGACAGTGGAGACACATCTGCGTGAGCAGCTGGCGGAAAAGGCCGGAGGCCGTCTCCATGTGGCGGTGATCGGGCCGATTTACGGTGGTTCGTTACCCATAGCTGGCTATGTGGTCTCGGCGCTCAAGTCACTCGGCCATCAAGTGACCTGGGTGGATCATTCTCCTCATCACTCGAGCTATGAGGCAATGGGTCGGCTTCAGTCGAGACGTCATACCCAAATTCTTCAGGGCAGCTTTGGGGAGCTGTTGGGGCAGCTTTCGATGGCCCGGATTGCCGAAAACCCACCCGATGTGGTCTTGGCGCTGGCGCAGGCGCCACTCTCTCTGGGCGCCTTGCAGCAACTCAGAAAGAAGCATTTTGTGACCGCGATGTGGTTCGTGGAAAACTATCGCCATCTGACGTATTGGCAACAGGTGGCGGGAGGGTACGACTACTGGTTTGTGATTCAGCGGGGAGCCTGTATCAATGCCCTCAAAGCCGCGGGGGGCCGGCAGGTTTCGTACCTGCCAATGGCAGCGGACCCAACGGTGCATCGTCCTGTGCCACTCACCGTTGCCGAACAGACTGAATTCGGATCCGACGTCTCATTCGTCGGAGCGGGCTATGCCAATCGTCGCGAACTTCTGCCGGAGTTACTGTCTGATCGATGGTCGTTCAAGTTATGGGGCAACGAATGGGACGGCGCAGATGCGCTCCGACAGGTCGTGCAGCGCAACGGGGCGCGGATCGATACCGACACCTGCCTCAAGGTATTCCTCGCGAGCACGATCAATTTGAATGTGCATTCGTATACCGGCCGCGGCTTCGACCCAGACGGTGATTTTGTGAATCCACGAACGTTCGAGTTGGCTGCCTGCGGAGCGTTCCAACTGGTGGATGCGCGCGCGCTGTTGCCAGAGTTGTTTCGGCCGCACGAGGTCGCAACCGTCGCGGCGCCGGCAGAATTGCCCGCGGCCATCCGCCGATGGTTAGAAAACGTGCATGATCGGACGGCAATGATTCAAGCTGCACGCTCCAGGGTGCTCGCTGATCACACCTACGTCCATCGGGTCAGACAGATGCTGAGCGAAATCGGGCTCAGCCAGCCTGACCGAGTCGGGGCGCTCCTCCGTGGTGCGCGGGAAGCAGAACAGTTGGTGAAGCGGGCGGGGGACTGCCCAGAACTTACTCCGTTGCTCCGCGCTTCCCAATCCAAAGATCGAGTTGAGTTGAAGGATGTAGCTGCCGAGATTCGGCGAAAAGGGCCGACCGCGCAATTGACACAGGCCGAGTTGCTGATTCTGATGATGGACGAATATCGAATCGAAACACGGGACGTGGCATGA